In Trichoderma breve strain T069 chromosome 4, whole genome shotgun sequence, the following proteins share a genomic window:
- a CDS encoding amidase domain-containing protein: protein MTRITQSREGQSPLLIHEWRAVQALGGGLQRLYSLVQRERSSNAATRAWISICTDEQLKEQWDRLHASHKQPTSLPLYGVPFAAKDNIDAVGFATTAACPAFATTPATEDASVVARLKAAGAILIGKTNLDQFATGLVGTRSPFGAVPNSFDPTRVSGGSSSGSAVVVARGAVPFSLGTDTAGSGRVPAGLNNIVGLKPTRGALSARGVVPACRTLDCVSIFALTADDAETVLSVAEGYDAQDSYSRIRPLNTTHTSDSGFGHKANERLQPVLAICANPPWFDRDDHSPSYEAVLDRARSLGWVLQPVDFTLLFELASLLYFGPWVAERYQAIRTFIQNIEPDQMDPVVRKIIKQAESFSATDAFEGEYKRQDLTRQIELAFAAYDGLLVPTSPTFPTLEQVTLSPVEENSRLGTYTNFVNFLDWSALSVPARFRHDGLPFGITLIANNWQEPHLLRWARAWLAGQTRTLGAVSARCLEPALSKPQEAHASEKMSENSISVAVVGAHLSGMPLNKDLVSRGAVLSRKTRTSNRYRLFALQSESGPSRPGLQRLQDAQAGAEIVVEVWELPETAYASFANTIPSPLSIGKIELRDHSWVSGFVCEPYGLDGAVDITHFSGWRSYISHLNQPEPASLGSVSTVLIANRGEIAVRIIKTLHRLGLKAVAIYSSVDANSPHGHLADLSYELKGQSVAETYLSSSQILTIAKSAGVDAIIPGYGFLAENADFATAVEEASITWVGPTPAQMVDLGLKHRARALAIESGVPVVPGSEGTLTSLDDALAEAQNVGYPLMLKSTAGGGGIGLRRCANEAELRDAFEGVQRQAVANFGDGAVFIERFVELARHIEIQIIGDGRGAVVTAGERDCTLQRRHQKIFEESPAIMVPEGQRAAMRAAAVRLAAHVRYRNVGTIEFIYDVNKDEFYFLEVNTRLQVEHPVTELVTGLDLVECMLQVAAGQEVELFSSPVNHLPTTGASIEVRLYAESPLEQFRPCAGTVSKLNWPESLRVDTWIDEGTHVTTLYDSMIAKLIAVGSDRREALERLADGLNNTVVEGVQTNLDYLRQIVASELFSSGNFHTKSLDSFQFISSTFEVIECDGSVSVQDYPGRTGYWSVGIPPSGPADSLSFRLANRLVGNDDDAAGLECTLHGPRLRFHRDAVIAVTGGETLLLIDEKPAPLSTTLRIQAGQTVHVGAITAGYHVYIAIGGGIQVPSVMGSRSTFELAKMGGYKGRSLRPRDIVPIGTSQTKTIRLLSCPVISMPKQVGGKSWRIRVLPGPHGAPDYFTHNGLVKLFSSIWKVHHNSNRLGIRLSGPKPEWARDSGGEAGLHPSNIHDSPYSIGSVSFTGDEAVILGCDGPSLGGFVVFSVIISADQWKMGQLRPGDSVSFQPISSQAALKLDSEFQRAISQIRLPYDLGIEETVGTPNLDGLEVVLGKTTHNGHDYVCRQAGDNALLIEIDGASDFDLARSFEIFAFCERHREQPVPGVQELTPGVGTIHVIYDHGLPAATLIDRLFAHLATCQLRRSIPSRTVRLPLAFDDTVCRAAVERYASTIRGEAPWLPSNIEFLQELNGIEDISVLLHSATFLVVGLGDVFLGSPCAVPLDPRHRLFGTKYNPSRSFTPRGALVGRTKDIWTSPETLPSTVNQPPWLFRQFDRITFYPVTEEELDSQPADKLIQIVEGELELAWYESLLAGNKELIAQHRAQQRASMLNVSFLEDLSKPYIPKSRTVKGSSRGEDGSAYGTQVPSAIPGRCFELHVQPGQKITKGHPLVSIESCKMEVVVRSPLDGACSAVLVEAGDNVDAGDVLVVID from the exons ATGACCCGAATCACTCAATCGCGCGAGGGTCAATCCCCTCTTCTCATTCACGAATGGAGGGCAGTCCAGGCATTGGGTGGTGGTTTGCAGAGACTCTACTCACTAGTTCAGAGGGAGCGCAGCTCTAATGCAGCAACGCGTGCCTGGATCAGTATCTGTACAGATGAGCAACTCAAAGAGCAATGGGACCGCTTACATGCCTCACACAAACAGCCAACTTCCCTCCCCTTATACGGCGTCCCCTTTGCCGCAAAAGACAACATAGATGCAGTAGGCTTCGCAACCACGGCGGCTTGCCCGGCATTCGCCACCACTCCTGCCACTGAAGACGCTTCTGTCGTTGCGAGACTAAAGGCAGCTGGTGCCATCCTCATTGGCAAGACCAACCTCGATCAGTTCGCTACAGGTCTCGTCGGAACTCGGTCACCGTTCGGAGCGGTTCCCAACAGTTTCGACCCTACGAGGGTAAGCGGCGGATCCAGTTCGGGCAGTGCCGTTGTGGTCGCTCGGGGAGCTGTCCCATTCTCTCTGGGAACCGACACGGCGGGATCCGGTCGTGTTCCCGCCGGCTTGAATAACATCGTCGGCTTGAAACCTACACGCGGTGCTCTGAGCGCAAGAGGAGTGGTGCCGGCTTGTCGGACACTAGACTGCGTGTCCATCTTCGCGCTCACTGCAGATGACGCCGAGACGGTGTTGTCTGTCGCAGAGGGTTACGATGCGCAGGACTCTTACTCGAGGATCCGGCCGTTGAACACCACACATACTTCAGACTCTGGATTCGGACACAAGGCGAATGAAAGACTGCAGCCCGTGCTGGCTATTTGTGCTAATCCACCTTGGTTCGACCGCGATGACCATTCTCCTTCGTATGAAGCTGTCCTCGACAGGGCTAGATCACTCGGATGGGTACTACAGCCTGTCGACTTCACATTGCTTTTCGAGCTCGCGTCACTGCTTTACTTCGGCCCATGGGTCGCAGAGCGTTACCAAGCGATTCGAACCTTTATCCAGAACATTGAACCAGATCAGATGGATCCCGTGGTGCGCAAGATCATCAAGCAAGCGGAGAGCTTCTCTGCCACGGACGCTTTCGAGGGCGAATACAAGAGGCAGGACTTGACGCGCCAGATCGAGCTGGCATTTGCCGCATACGACGGCCTCCTTGTGCCCACATCACCCACATTCCCAACCCTCGAACAGGTCACTCTCAGCCCTGTGGAGGAGAACTCGCGGCTGGGCACTTATACCAACTTTGTCAACTTTCTAGATTGGTCCGCCTTGTCGGTACCAGCTAGATTTCGACACGATGGGCTGCCGTTTGGGATCACATTAATCGCAAACAACTGGCAGGAGCCGCACCTGTTGAGATGGGCCCGGGCATGGTTAGCTGGCCAGACAAGGACACTTGGAGCTGTGTCTGCGCGCTGTCTCGAGCCGGCACTTTCGAAACCTCAAGAAGCACACGCTTCGGAGAAGATGTCCGAGAACAGCATCAGCGTCGCCGTAGTTGGTGCTCATCTCTCGGGTATGCCTCTGAACAAAGATCTTGTCTCGCGTGGTGCTGTTCTCAGTCGTAAGACGAGGACGTCGAATCGTTATCGTTTATTCGCGCTTCAGAGTGAAAGCGGCCCGTCTCGGCCAGGTCTGCAGCGCCTGCAGGATGCACAAGCCGGGGCAGAGATTGTTGTCGAGGTATGGGAATTACCCGAGACAGCTTACGCTAGCTTTGCCAACACCATTCCTTCACCACTTTCCATAGGAAAAATAGAGCTTAGAGATCACTCTTGGGTCTCTGGCTTTGTTTGTGAGCCGTACGGCCTTGATGGAGCGGTCGACATCACGCATTTTTCGGGTTGGCGGTCCTACATCAGTCACCTGAATCAGCCAGAGCCAGCCTCACTTGGCTCAGTGTCCACGGTCTTGATAGCCAATCGCGGAGAAATTGCCGTACGGATCATAAAGACGCTGCATCGGCTGGGCCTCAAGGCAGTGGCCATTTACTCGAGCGTCGACGCCAACTCCCCTCACGGTCACCTTGCGGATCTATCCTACGAGCTCAAGGGTCAATCCGTGGCCGAGACCTACCTCTCGAGCAGCCAGATTCTTACCATTGCAAAGTCTGCAGGAGTAGACGCGATCATCCCAGGCTATGGGTTTCTGGCTGAGAATGCTGATTTCGCTACGGCCGTTGAGGAAGCCAGTATCACCTGGGTTGGCCCTACTCCGGCACAGATGGTCGACCTTGGCCTAAAGCATCGCGCACGCGCCCTTGCCATCGAATCCGGTGTTCCTGTGGTTCCTGGTTCCGAGGGCACGTTAACATCACTAGACGATGCACTAGCCGAGGCGCAGAACGTGGGCTACCCGCTGATGCTCAAAAGCACggctggtggcggtggtATTGGTTTGAGGCGCTGCGCAAATGAAGCTGAGTTGAGGGACGCCTTTGAAGGAGTCCAGCGCCAGGCAGTAGCTAATTTCGGCGACGGGGCCGTCTTCATAGAGCGCTTCGTTGAACTGGCGCGTCATATTGAGATCCAAATCATCGGAGACGGCAGAGGAGCTGTCGTCACAGCTGGTGAAAGAGACTGCACCCTTCAACGACGACACCAGAAGATTTTCGAGGAAAGCCCCGCGATCATGGTGCCGGAAGGACAGCGTGCGGCCATGAGGGCTGCCGCTGTGCGGCTGGCTGCCCACGTGAGGTACCGCAATGTTGGCACGATTGAGTTCATCTACGACGTGAACAAAGACGAGTTCTACTTTCTCGAAGTCAACACTCGCTTGCAGGTTGAGCATCCAGTAACCGAGCTGGTGACGGGCTTAGATCTTGTGGAATGCATGCTGCAAGTTGCTGCCGGTCAAGAAGTTGAACTCTTCAGCAGTCCAGTCAACCACCTCCCAACAACAGGGGCGTCCATTGAAGTGCGATTGTACGCTGAGAGCCCTCTGGAGCAGTTCCGTCCATGTGCTGGGACGGTGAGCAAACTGAATTGGCCCGAATCCCTACGCGTGGATACCTGGATTGATGAGGGCACTCACGTCACGACGCTCTACGACAGTATGATTGCCAAGCTCATTGCCGTGGGATCGGACCGTCGCGAGGCTCTAGAGCGACTTGCAGACGGCTTGAATAACACGGTTGTTGAGGGCGTCCAGACAAATCTCGACTATCTGCGGCAAATTGTGGCATCGGAATTATTCTCTTCGGGAAACTTTCATACCAAGTCACTGGACTCATTTCAGTTCATCTCTTCCACCTTTGAGGTGATTGAGTGCGATGGAAGTGTGTCCGTACAAGACTATCCTGGCAGAACTGGTTACTGGAGCGTTGGAATCCCACCCAGCGGCCCAGCTGAtagtctttcttttcgccTCGCCAACCGACTTGTGggcaacgacgacgatgctgcAGGGCTTGAGTGTACGCTACACGGACCTCGTCTGAGATTCCATCGTGATGCAGTGATTGCCGTCACCGGCGGTGAAACACTCTTGCTCATCGATGAAAAGCCCGCCCCTCTGAGCACGACTTTGCGCATTCAAGCCGGACAAACAGTGCACGTGGGTGCTATCACAGCCGGCTACCATGTCTacattgccattggtggtGGTATCCAAGTTCCGTCCGTTATGGGTAGCAGATCAACCTTTGAACTGGCCAAAATGGGAGGCTATAAGGGTCGTTCGCTTCGTCCACGAGACATTGTGCCCATAGGTACTTCCCAAACCAAGACAATCAGATTactgtcctgtcctgtaATATCAATGCCAAAGCAGGTTGGCGGTAAGAGCTGGAGGATTCGTGTGCTCCCTGGACCACACGGAGCGCCCGACTACTTCACCCATAATGGCCTCGTAAAACTATTCTCCAGTATATGGAAGGTACACCACAACAGCAACCGTCTTGGCATCCGGCTTTCGGGGCCCAAGCCGGAATGGGCGCGCGATTCGGGAGGCGAGGCAGGGCTTCATCCGTCCAATATCCACGACAGCCCCTATTCTATTGGAAGTGTGAGCTTCACGGGTGACGAAGCTGTGATTCTCGGATGTGATGGGCCGAGCCTTGGAGGCTTTGTCGTTTTTAGCGTTATCATCTCGGCGGATCAGTGGAAGATGGGGCAGCTGCGGCCAGGAGATTCCGTATCGTTTCAGCCCATCTCTTCTCAAGCAGCACTAAAGCTGGACAGCGAATTTCAGCGTGCAATATCGCAGATCAGGCTGCCATACGATCTCGGGATTGAAGAAACAGTTGGCACCCCCAATCTCGACGGCCTGGAAGTCGTTCTCGGAAAGACTACGCACAATGGCCACGACTATGTTTGCCGCCAGGCTGGAGATAATGCACTGCTCATAGAGATCGATGGCGCCTCTGACTTTGATCTTGCGAGAAGTTTTGAGATCTTTGCATTCTGCGAGCGGCACCGTGAACAGCCTGTTCCTGGCGTCCAAGAACTCACTCCGGGCGTGGGTACTATTCACGTCATTTATGATCATGGGCTACCGGCTGCTACGTTGATCGACCGGCTGTTTGCTCACCTAGCGACATGTCAATTAAGACGCAGCATCCCCTCAAGAACAGTCCGACTACCTCTCGCCTTTGATGATACTGTCTGCCGGGCTGCTGTAGAGCGCTATGCTTCTACAATCCGTGGCGAAGCTCCTTGGCTCCCAAGCAACATTGAGTTTTTGCAGGAGCTGAATGGTATTGAGGATATATCGGTGCTCTTGCACAGCGCAACTTTCCTCGTGGTCGGCCTCGGTGATGTCTTCCTTGGCTCTCCTTGCGCAGTGCCACTCGATCCCCGTCACAGATTGTTTGGAACCAAGTATAATCCCTCACGCTCTTTCACGCCGCGTGGAGCG CTCGTTGGAAGGACAAAGGATATATGGACATCACCGGAGACTCTACCATCAACTGTTAATCAGCCACCCTGGCTATTCCGCCAATTCGATCGCATAACCTTCTACCCGGTgacagaagaggagctggacagCCAACCAGCGGATAAGTTGATCCAAATTGTCGAGGGCGAACTGGAACTTGCATGGTACGAATCTCTATTAGCTGGCAATAAGGAGCTCATTGCGCAACACCGAGCGCAGCAAAGAGCATCGATGCTCAATGTGTCCTTCCTCGAAGATTTGTCAAAGCCGTACATTCCCAAATCCCGCACAGTGAAAGGATCTTCCAGGGGGGAAGACGGGAGTGCCTATGGCACACAGGTACCATCAGCGATACCGGGACGCTGCTTTGAATTGCATGTGCAGCCTGGACAGAAGATTACCAAGGGTCACCCACTGGTAAGCATTGAGTCGTGCAAGATGGAGGTTGTCGTCAGGAGCCCCCTTGATGGAGCGTGCAGTGCTGTGCTGGTTGAAGCCGGAGATAATGTCGACGCTGGAGATGTATTAGTGGTTATAGATTAA